In a genomic window of Passer domesticus isolate bPasDom1 chromosome 3, bPasDom1.hap1, whole genome shotgun sequence:
- the LOC135297589 gene encoding heme-binding protein 1-like isoform X1, translating into MARITLEDLERLGEEDGDGSDGEDDPEGEGRLFAHWEAVASTHRVSLPRDMAGPIAQMARHRHAREPVPYVSLSQHGKCEEAAYEERQYPAGKWACVTMGEPMYEQSISMSFMKLMRYICKENSVGCYLGMTVPVLNEIHLTKEGTELEREVLTAYYLPGQFQQNPPVPMDPEIHITERAPLRVITRVFYGMTTEETILREISLFWELLGSTDMVLQGTYIVASYENPSIPQRRNEIWFICRAE; encoded by the exons ATGGCGCGGATCACGCTGGAGGACCTGGAGCGGCTGGGCGAGGAGGACGGCGACGGCAGCGACGGCGAGGACGACCCGGAGGGGGAGGGACGGCTGTTCGCCCACTGGGAGGCCGTGGCCAGCACGCACCGAGTGAGCCTGCCCCGAG ACATGGCAGGCCCGATCGCCCAGATGGCCCGGCACAGGCACGCTCGCGAGCCCGTGCCGTACGTGTCGCTGTCGCAGCACGGGAAG TGCGAAGAAGCGGCCTACGAGGAGCGGCAGTACCCAGCTGGGAAGTGGGCCTGTGTCACCATGGGGGAGCCCATGTATGAGCAGAGCATCTCCATGAGCTTCATGAAGCTCATGCGCTACATCTGCAAGGAGAACTCTGTAG GTTGCTATCTGGGCATGACAGTCCCGGTGCTCAACGAAATCCACCTGACCAAGGAGGGGACCGAGCTGGAGCGTGAGGTCCTAACTGCCTATTATCTCCCAGGACAGTTCCAGCAAAACCCCCCTGTTCCCATGGACCCCGAAATCCACATCACCGAGAGGGCACCGCTCCGGGTTATAACCAG GGTTTTCTATGGGATGACCACCGAGGAGACAATTCTGCGGGAGATCAGTCTCTTCTGGGAGCTCTTGGGCTCCACGGACATGGTGCTGCAGGGAACCTACATCGTGGCTTCTTACGAAAACCCCAGCATCCCTCAGCGCCGCAACGAGATCTGGTTCATCTGCCGGGCCGAGTGA
- the LOC135297589 gene encoding heme-binding protein 1-like isoform X2, whose translation MFLLSSVHAVFQGKGTAPENNISLTGGLWVPGIRNILCEEAAYEERQYPAGKWACVTMGEPMYEQSISMSFMKLMRYICKENSVGCYLGMTVPVLNEIHLTKEGTELEREVLTAYYLPGQFQQNPPVPMDPEIHITERAPLRVITRVFYGMTTEETILREISLFWELLGSTDMVLQGTYIVASYENPSIPQRRNEIWFICRAE comes from the exons ATGTTTCTGTTATCCTCTGTGCATGCAGTGTTCCAGGGAAAAGGCACTGCACCTGAGAACAACATCAGCCTTACTGGAGGCCTTTGGGTGCCTGGAATCAGGAACATCCTT TGCGAAGAAGCGGCCTACGAGGAGCGGCAGTACCCAGCTGGGAAGTGGGCCTGTGTCACCATGGGGGAGCCCATGTATGAGCAGAGCATCTCCATGAGCTTCATGAAGCTCATGCGCTACATCTGCAAGGAGAACTCTGTAG GTTGCTATCTGGGCATGACAGTCCCGGTGCTCAACGAAATCCACCTGACCAAGGAGGGGACCGAGCTGGAGCGTGAGGTCCTAACTGCCTATTATCTCCCAGGACAGTTCCAGCAAAACCCCCCTGTTCCCATGGACCCCGAAATCCACATCACCGAGAGGGCACCGCTCCGGGTTATAACCAG GGTTTTCTATGGGATGACCACCGAGGAGACAATTCTGCGGGAGATCAGTCTCTTCTGGGAGCTCTTGGGCTCCACGGACATGGTGCTGCAGGGAACCTACATCGTGGCTTCTTACGAAAACCCCAGCATCCCTCAGCGCCGCAACGAGATCTGGTTCATCTGCCGGGCCGAGTGA